The following DNA comes from Nitrospinota bacterium.
TTTCTTGTCCTTCTTCTCCAGCGGCTCGAAAGCCAGCTGCACCGCCGAATATCCGTCCTTCTCGGCGGTCTTCACCTGCACCACGGGGCACGGCCCAAGCTCGAGCACCGTCACGGGTATCTCGTCCCCGCTCTCGGCGTACACCTGGGTCATCCCCAGCTTCTTTCCTATAAGTCCGTTCATCGTAAAGCTTCCAGCCTTCCTTTTTCGACTACAGCTTGATCTCGATGTCAACCCCGGAGGACAAGTCCAGCTTCATCAGCGCGTCCACCGTCGTCGGCAACGGGTCCATAATGTCTATAATCCGCTTGTGAGTCCGTATCTCGAACTGCTCACGCGATTTCTTGTCCACGTGCGGCGAGCGCAGGACCGTCCAACGGTTGCGGA
Coding sequences within:
- the rpsJ gene encoding 30S ribosomal protein S10, which encodes MTTISAGQKIRIRLKAYDHRVLDQSVQEIVETVKRSGARVIGPIPMPTVRNRWTVLRSPHVDKKSREQFEIRTHKRIIDIMDPLPTTVDALMKLDLSSGVDIEIKL